A window of the Emys orbicularis isolate rEmyOrb1 chromosome 1, rEmyOrb1.hap1, whole genome shotgun sequence genome harbors these coding sequences:
- the LOC135895490 gene encoding olfactory receptor 52E4-like — protein sequence MQETPVCLRVGHLLPYYLSDSNRTDFTNPSTFILLGIPGLEAAHVWITIPFCAMYVTAILGNFTILFIVKREPSLHEPVFYFLCMLAVTDLLISTSTMPKMLSIFWFNSREISFSACLTQMYFVHALSAMESGILVYLAFDRYVAICHPLRHSAILTNSVVAKIGLALVLRCGILTLAYPFLARRWPYCRTNIIPHSYCRFIAVVNLACADIQIGSYYGLFYLFSVNGMDVFFITVSYTQILRAIFRLPTKDARIKTFGTCISHLCAILALYIPDFFSAFMQRFGHNVPLHFLVLIANVYLLVPPVLHPIIYGVRTKQIRGRLLQVFTHKET from the coding sequence ATGCAGGAGACACCTGTatgcctcagagttggacaccttctcccctaTTACTTGTCAGATTCCAACAGaaccgacttcaccaacccctccaccttcatcctgctgggcattcctggcctggaagCAGCCCATGTCTGGATCACCATCCCCTTCTGCGCTATGTATGTCACAGCCAttttggggaacttcaccatcctgttcatcgtGAAGAGGGAGCCGAGCCTCCACGAGCCCGtgttctatttcctctgcatgttGGCTGTCACAGACCTGCTCATTTCCACATCCACCatgcccaaaatgctgagcatcttctggttcaattccagggagatcagtttcagtgcctgcctcacccagatgtactttgTTCATGCCCTCTCAGCGATGGAGTCTGGAATCCTTGTTTACCTGGCTTTCgatcgctatgtggccatctgccatcccctgagacattccgcCATCCTGACAAACTCTGTTGTGGCCAAGATAGGCCTGGCCTTGGTGCTGCGCTGTGGCATACTCACATTAGCCTATCCCTTCCTGGCGAGgcggtggccatattgcagaaccaacatcatcccccactcCTATTGTCGGTTTATAGCTGTGGTGAACCTGGCCTGCGCTGACATCCAAATAGGTAGTTACTATGGCCTGTTTTATCTTTTCTCTGTGAACGGAATGGATGTGTTTTTTATCACCGTGTCCTATActcagatcctccgggccatcttccgcctccccacaaaggatgcccgGATCAAAACTTTTGGGACCTGCATCTCTCATCTTTGTGCCATCTTAGCTTTGTACATCCCAGATTTCTTCTCCGCTTTCATGCAGAGGTTTGGCCACAATGTGCCACTGCATTTCCTCGTTCTCATTGCCAATGTCTACCTCCTGGTGCCCCCTGTGCTCCACCCCATCATTTACGGGGTGAGGACCAAGCAGATCCGGGGCAGGCTGCTCCAGGTCTTTACACATAAAGAGACCTAA
- the LOC135895715 gene encoding olfactory receptor 52E4-like — MSDFNKTDFTNPSTFILLGIPGLEVAHIWISIPFCAMYAIAVLGNFTILFIVKREQSLHEPMYYFLCMLSVTDLLISTSTMPKMLSIFWFNSREISFSACLTQMYFVHSFSGVESGILVSLAFDRYVAICHPLRHSTILTNSVVAKIGLSVVLRSGILALPYPFLARWWPYCRTNLIPHCYCRFIAVVKLACADIRIGSYYGLFNLVSVNGMDVFFIAMSYTLILRAIFRLPTKDARIKTFGTCISHLCAILALYIPDFFSAFTQRFGHNVPLHFLVLIGNVYLLVPPVLHPIIYGVRTKQIWGRLLQLFTHKGT, encoded by the coding sequence ATGTCAGATTTCAACAAAAcagacttcaccaacccctccaccttcatcctacttggcattcctggcctggaggtggCCCATATCTGGATCTCCATTCCCTTCTGTGCTATGTACGCCATAGCCGtgttggggaacttcaccatcctgttcatcgtgaagagggagcagagcctccacgagcccatgtactatttcctctgcatgctgtccGTCACCGACCTGCTCATTTCCACATCCACCatgcccaaaatgctgagcatcttctggttcaattccagggagatcagtttcagtgcctgcctcacccagatgtactttgTTCACTCCTTCTCTGGGGTGGAATCTGGTATCCTTGTTTCCCTGGCTTTcgatcgctacgtggccatctgccatcccctgagacattcTACCATCCTGACAAACTCTGTTGTGGCCAAGATAGGCCTGTCCGTGGTGCTGCGCAGTGGCATACTCGCATTACCCTATCCCTTCCTGGCGAGGtggtggccatattgcagaaccaacctCATTCCCCACTGCTATTGTCGGTTTATagctgtggtgaagctggcctgtgcTGACATCCGCATCGGTAGTTACTATGGCCTGTTTAATCTTGTCTCTGTGAATGGAATGGATGTGTTTTTTATCGCCATGTCCTATACTCTGATCCTCCGGGCCATCTtccgcctccccacaaaggatgcccgGATCAAAACTTTTGGGACCTGCATCTCTCATCTTTGTGCCATCTTAGCTTTGTACATCCCAGATTTCTTCTCCGCTTTCACGCAGAGGTTTGGCCACAATGTGCCACTGCATTTCCTCGTTCTCATTGGCAATGTGTACCTCCTAGTGCCCCCTGTGCTACACCCCATCATTTACGGGGTGAGGACCAAACAAATCTGgggcaggctgctccagctctttacACATAAAGGGACCTAA